The following are encoded together in the Spirosoma oryzicola genome:
- the parS gene encoding type II RES/Xre toxin-antitoxin system antitoxin has product MASATLPPHTAVYAPYTLIDKSRQGVLRSEVDQVANMVGLTDIEMARTLSMSDRNLHRLKPQERLSRDTSERLLLLTNLLRHGLDVFDDDAETLADWLRSPIRELNSQSPLQLLDTTTGFGLVDDVLGRIEHGIVG; this is encoded by the coding sequence ATGGCTTCCGCAACACTTCCTCCTCACACGGCTGTTTACGCGCCTTATACGCTGATTGACAAGTCACGTCAGGGCGTGCTTCGTTCAGAAGTCGATCAGGTAGCAAACATGGTGGGCTTAACCGATATTGAGATGGCCCGCACCCTTAGTATGTCGGATCGTAATTTGCATCGCCTGAAACCCCAGGAGCGGTTGTCTCGCGATACCTCCGAACGATTATTGCTATTGACCAATTTGCTTCGGCATGGGCTGGATGTCTTTGACGATGATGCGGAAACCCTCGCCGACTGGTTGCGCTCACCCATTCGTGAGCTGAATTCCCAATCGCCCCTGCAATTGCTGGATACGACAACTGGCTTTGGGCTGGTCGATGATGTGCTGGGTCGTATTGAACACGGCATTGTTGGATAA
- the nagA gene encoding N-acetylglucosamine-6-phosphate deacetylase — protein sequence MGYLKLKNGTLITPFRYIRGGTVVMQDGLIVGVHERDVDVPGAVERDVEGRYVAPGFIDIHVHGGGGHDFMDGTDTAFLKIAELHAQYGTTSLVPTTLTAEKEDLLKTLDNYERANQQNRQGANFLGIHLEGPYFALSQRGAQDPRYIRNPNPAEYEEILAYSSSIARWSAAPELNGAISFGRRLREKGILAAIAHTDAVYEDVLEAYENGYTLATHLYSAMSGVTRRNAFRYAGAIESALLLDMDVEIITDGIHLPPPLLKLVYKIKGADRTALITDAMRAAGMPEGDSILGSLTNGLPVLVEDGVAKLPDRSSFAGSIATANQLVRNMVQLADVSLLDAVRMASTTPARIMSVDSRKGSLVAGKDADVVVFDENITIDTTIVGGNIVYSKAQVAHTI from the coding sequence ATGGGCTATCTTAAACTTAAAAATGGAACGCTCATCACACCCTTTCGGTATATCCGGGGTGGAACAGTCGTGATGCAGGATGGGTTGATTGTCGGCGTTCACGAACGGGATGTCGACGTACCCGGTGCCGTCGAACGGGATGTGGAAGGACGCTATGTAGCGCCGGGTTTTATTGACATTCACGTTCACGGGGGAGGAGGACACGATTTTATGGATGGTACCGACACGGCATTCCTGAAAATCGCTGAATTGCACGCTCAATACGGAACGACATCGCTGGTACCAACTACGCTAACGGCTGAAAAAGAGGATCTGCTTAAAACGCTGGACAATTACGAGCGCGCTAATCAACAGAACCGTCAGGGTGCAAATTTTCTGGGCATTCACCTGGAGGGACCTTACTTTGCGTTAAGTCAGCGGGGTGCTCAGGACCCGCGTTACATCCGCAATCCGAACCCCGCCGAATACGAAGAAATACTGGCTTATTCATCGTCCATCGCCCGGTGGAGTGCGGCCCCTGAACTGAATGGTGCTATTTCGTTTGGCCGTCGACTACGCGAAAAAGGCATTCTAGCCGCCATTGCCCATACCGACGCCGTTTACGAAGACGTGCTCGAAGCGTATGAGAACGGGTATACACTGGCTACCCACTTGTACTCGGCTATGTCGGGCGTAACGCGCCGGAACGCGTTCCGTTACGCGGGGGCTATTGAAAGCGCTTTGCTACTCGATATGGACGTTGAAATCATCACCGATGGTATTCACCTGCCTCCTCCGTTGTTGAAACTGGTATACAAAATTAAAGGTGCAGACCGAACGGCGTTGATCACAGATGCTATGCGGGCGGCTGGTATGCCAGAAGGAGACAGCATTCTTGGCTCACTGACCAACGGGCTACCTGTTCTGGTTGAAGACGGCGTAGCGAAACTGCCCGACCGATCTTCGTTCGCGGGGAGCATCGCTACGGCTAATCAGTTGGTTCGTAACATGGTTCAACTGGCTGACGTGTCATTGCTCGATGCCGTTCGCATGGCCAGCACTACGCCCGCCCGTATTATGAGCGTCGATTCCAGAAAAGGGTCGCTGGTTGCTGGTAAAGATGCAGACGTAGTGGTTTTCGATGAGAATATCACGATTGATACTACGATTGTCGGGGGAAACATCGTCTACTCGAAAGCGCAGGTTGCTCATACCATTTAG
- a CDS encoding Gfo/Idh/MocA family protein encodes MHNEEQTHFDSARRRFISRTLTGATALAVGGILPSFSPKSYARILGANEKVRVGMMGVNSRGLALASNFALQPNCEVISISDVDQRAAAKCLTTVEGIQQTKPKNLPDFRKALENKDLDALIIAAPDHWHAPAALLASKAGKHVYLEKPCSHNPHEGELLVASVKKYKNVVQMGNQRRSWPNVAQAIKDVQGGVIGRPYFAKGWYTNNRASIGTGKAVAVPSWLDYELWQGPAPRQTFKDNLIHYNWHWFWHWGTGEACNNGTHMLDLMRWGLGVDYPTKVTSTGGRYRYKDDWETPDTQVINLEFPNNTAMTWEGRSCNGRTVEGTSVGVMFYGESGSLLIESGNSYKVFDLENKLVKDVKNDLQIDPRNRMNPSQALDAIHIQNFFDSIKKGATLASDITGGHKSTLLCQLGNIAQRTGGMLAIDPSNGHIKNNKEAEKLWRRTYQSGWEPTI; translated from the coding sequence ATGCATAATGAGGAACAGACTCATTTCGACAGCGCACGCCGACGTTTCATTAGCCGTACTTTGACAGGCGCTACTGCGTTGGCTGTGGGTGGCATACTACCGAGCTTTAGCCCTAAAAGTTATGCACGTATTCTTGGAGCCAACGAAAAAGTACGAGTGGGCATGATGGGTGTAAACAGCCGGGGCCTGGCACTAGCCAGTAACTTTGCTTTACAACCCAACTGTGAGGTAATTTCGATTTCGGATGTCGATCAGCGAGCCGCTGCCAAATGCCTGACTACTGTTGAAGGCATTCAGCAAACGAAGCCCAAAAATCTGCCTGATTTCAGGAAGGCGCTGGAAAACAAAGACCTGGATGCCTTAATTATTGCTGCGCCGGACCACTGGCATGCCCCAGCCGCCCTGCTGGCGTCTAAAGCGGGCAAGCATGTTTACCTCGAAAAGCCGTGTAGTCACAATCCGCACGAGGGTGAACTGCTGGTAGCCAGTGTCAAAAAATATAAGAATGTTGTCCAGATGGGCAATCAGCGCCGATCCTGGCCCAACGTAGCCCAGGCGATCAAGGACGTTCAAGGTGGCGTTATTGGCCGGCCTTATTTTGCGAAAGGCTGGTATACCAACAACCGCGCTTCGATTGGCACGGGTAAAGCGGTCGCCGTACCATCCTGGCTGGATTACGAACTCTGGCAGGGACCGGCTCCGCGCCAAACCTTCAAAGACAACCTTATTCACTACAACTGGCACTGGTTCTGGCACTGGGGCACCGGTGAAGCCTGCAACAACGGTACGCACATGCTCGACCTGATGCGGTGGGGGCTGGGCGTCGATTATCCGACCAAGGTAACCTCAACGGGTGGCCGTTATCGGTACAAAGACGACTGGGAAACGCCCGATACGCAGGTCATCAATCTGGAATTTCCGAATAATACGGCCATGACTTGGGAAGGCCGAAGCTGTAATGGCCGAACCGTTGAAGGCACCAGCGTGGGGGTTATGTTTTATGGCGAATCGGGTTCGCTTCTGATTGAATCCGGCAATTCGTACAAAGTTTTTGATCTGGAAAACAAGCTGGTGAAGGACGTCAAGAACGATCTTCAGATTGATCCGAGAAATCGGATGAATCCATCGCAGGCGCTCGATGCCATTCATATCCAGAACTTTTTCGACAGCATCAAAAAAGGCGCAACGCTAGCATCCGATATTACCGGAGGACATAAAAGCACATTGCTTTGTCAACTCGGTAACATTGCGCAGCGGACGGGCGGAATGCTCGCTATTGACCCGTCAAACGGGCACATCAAAAACAACAAAGAAGCCGAAAAACTCTGGCGCCGGACGTACCAATCGGGTTGGGAGCCAACGATTTAA
- a CDS encoding acyltransferase family protein — MLTDLSAEQAKTEPNQLPLDSSAPFRLQSLDTLRGFDMFWIAGGDKLVHVLADVTGWGWALVVADQFTHVYWHGFHAYDLIFPLFLFLAGVSTPFSLGSRLEKGVSPNQLIRKVIQRGIVLVLLGILYNNGLFKTEWTHMRYPSVLGRIGLAGMFAQLIYLYASRRSQYVWFAGLLIGYWLIIQLVPVPGCGAGLITPECNPATYLDKTLLPGRMYNEVYDPVGILSTLPAIATALLGIFAGNLLRTPEQTLSKSRKAMWLTGSGLVCLVVALGWNQVFPINKILWSSSFVMLTGGFSLLLLALFYSIIDILHWRRWTFFFIVIGMNSIVIYMIGGFVDFRYTAKALFGGMLGFFPEPVQAVGLVIATIAVLWSFMYVLYKQKWFLRL; from the coding sequence ATGCTGACCGACCTTTCTGCTGAACAGGCAAAGACTGAACCTAACCAGCTGCCATTGGATTCCTCAGCGCCATTTCGGCTGCAATCCCTGGATACATTGCGGGGATTCGATATGTTCTGGATTGCGGGGGGCGACAAGCTGGTCCATGTGTTGGCCGACGTAACGGGCTGGGGTTGGGCACTGGTGGTGGCTGATCAATTTACCCATGTTTACTGGCACGGTTTCCACGCTTATGATCTGATTTTCCCGCTGTTCCTGTTCCTGGCCGGCGTTTCTACTCCTTTTTCGTTAGGCAGCCGACTGGAAAAAGGAGTAAGTCCCAACCAGTTGATTCGAAAAGTAATCCAACGTGGGATTGTCCTGGTTTTGCTTGGGATTTTGTACAACAATGGCTTATTCAAAACCGAATGGACGCATATGCGCTACCCAAGCGTATTGGGACGAATTGGGCTGGCGGGCATGTTTGCCCAGCTAATTTATCTATACGCGTCCCGGCGATCGCAGTACGTGTGGTTCGCCGGATTGCTCATTGGTTACTGGCTAATCATTCAGTTGGTGCCCGTTCCCGGTTGCGGAGCTGGTTTGATTACTCCTGAATGCAATCCGGCAACGTACCTGGATAAGACCTTATTACCGGGCCGAATGTACAATGAAGTCTATGACCCGGTGGGTATCTTATCAACATTGCCCGCTATTGCTACCGCTTTACTGGGAATTTTTGCGGGTAATCTGCTCCGAACACCAGAACAAACATTGTCCAAATCCCGAAAAGCGATGTGGCTTACAGGGAGTGGTTTAGTATGCCTGGTCGTTGCGCTAGGCTGGAATCAGGTTTTTCCCATCAACAAAATTCTTTGGTCGAGTTCATTCGTCATGCTGACGGGTGGTTTTAGCTTGTTGTTACTAGCGCTCTTTTATAGCATCATCGACATTCTCCACTGGCGTCGGTGGACCTTCTTTTTTATTGTTATCGGCATGAATTCCATCGTCATCTATATGATCGGCGGATTCGTTGACTTTCGGTACACCGCCAAAGCGTTGTTTGGCGGGATGCTAGGCTTTTTTCCTGAACCTGTTCAGGCCGTAGGGTTAGTGATAGCCACAATAGCGGTCCTGTGGAGCTTTATGTATGTATTGTACAAACAGAAATGGTTTCTCAGATTGTAA
- a CDS encoding SDR family oxidoreductase: MTAQPTTSSMEDPLKKYPQPPHPEQQQDVPGHEDQLQPKADHGEESYKGSGKLTGRKALITGADSGIGRAVAIAFAREGADILIAYLDEEDDARETARYVEEAGQKAVLMAGDIRSEAHCQQLVQRAVDELGGLDILVNNAAYQMSQESLQDINEEQLERTFRTNIFSMFFLCKAAENHLKPGSTVVNTTSINAYKPSPTLLDYAATKAAIQNFTANLGQLWAEKGIRVNCVAPGPIWTPLIPSTMPPEKVKSFGQDVPLKRAGQPAELAPAYVLLASNDSSYMTSSTVQVTGGTPTI; the protein is encoded by the coding sequence ATGACAGCTCAACCCACAACGTCCTCAATGGAGGACCCGCTGAAAAAATACCCTCAACCTCCTCATCCTGAGCAGCAACAGGATGTACCAGGCCATGAAGATCAGTTGCAGCCTAAGGCCGATCATGGGGAAGAATCGTACAAAGGTTCAGGAAAGTTGACAGGGCGTAAAGCGCTCATCACCGGAGCCGATTCGGGCATTGGCCGGGCTGTAGCAATTGCTTTTGCCCGCGAAGGGGCCGACATACTTATTGCGTATCTGGACGAAGAGGACGATGCGCGCGAAACCGCCCGCTATGTCGAAGAAGCGGGGCAAAAAGCGGTGCTGATGGCTGGCGATATCCGCAGTGAAGCGCATTGCCAGCAACTCGTGCAGCGTGCCGTGGATGAGTTAGGCGGTCTGGACATTCTGGTCAATAATGCCGCGTATCAGATGTCGCAGGAGTCTTTGCAGGATATTAACGAGGAACAGTTAGAGCGAACATTCCGCACTAACATTTTCTCGATGTTTTTTCTGTGCAAAGCAGCTGAAAATCACCTCAAGCCGGGTAGTACGGTGGTCAACACAACATCGATCAATGCCTACAAGCCCAGCCCTACATTGCTGGATTATGCGGCTACCAAGGCAGCTATTCAAAATTTTACGGCTAATCTGGGGCAGCTATGGGCCGAAAAAGGCATTCGGGTAAACTGCGTTGCGCCCGGCCCGATCTGGACGCCATTGATTCCTTCGACGATGCCTCCTGAAAAAGTAAAAAGTTTTGGTCAGGATGTGCCGTTGAAGCGAGCAGGTCAACCCGCCGAACTGGCTCCGGCTTACGTGCTGCTGGCATCCAATGATTCTAGCTACATGACGAGCAGTACCGTGCAGGTGACTGGTGGTACGCCAACGATCTAG
- a CDS encoding Gfo/Idh/MocA family protein — translation MTTLLHDRRQFIQKASLGSLALGLSPMAWSTKQESAEGKRVGIIGLDTSHSVAFTKALNGGGSDYANYKIVAAYPYGSKTIESSAKRIPDYINEVKKLGVDIVDSIDELLKKVDVVLLETNDGRLHLEQLRPVLKAGKRVFIDKPIAASLSDVVAIFDLARSYNLPIFSASSLRYIKGVDSIDKSQVLGADTFSPAVLEKTHPDFFWYGVHGVETLYTVMGTGCQQVIRAHTDGTDVVVGTWADGRIGTFRGTRTGKHEYGGTVYTQAGAVKLGPYDGYNALLKEIITYFETGKPPVSPEETIEIFTFMEAADESKRQGGAAVVLASVLEKAKRKNP, via the coding sequence ATGACTACTTTATTGCACGATCGTCGGCAATTTATCCAGAAAGCTTCGTTGGGAAGTCTGGCACTTGGCTTATCACCAATGGCATGGTCAACAAAACAGGAATCGGCAGAAGGTAAGCGGGTGGGAATCATTGGCCTGGATACATCGCACAGCGTAGCTTTTACGAAAGCCTTGAACGGAGGTGGTTCAGACTATGCCAATTACAAAATAGTAGCTGCTTACCCGTATGGGAGCAAGACGATTGAGAGCAGCGCGAAGCGAATTCCTGACTACATCAACGAGGTAAAAAAATTAGGGGTTGACATCGTCGATTCAATTGATGAGCTGCTCAAAAAAGTTGACGTGGTTTTGCTGGAAACCAACGATGGTCGGCTTCATCTGGAACAGCTTAGACCGGTACTCAAAGCCGGGAAGCGCGTTTTTATCGACAAGCCCATCGCTGCGTCACTAAGCGACGTAGTAGCCATATTTGATCTGGCTCGTTCCTATAATCTACCTATTTTCTCAGCCTCGTCGCTGCGGTATATCAAGGGCGTTGACAGCATCGATAAAAGTCAGGTGCTGGGAGCGGATACGTTTAGCCCGGCGGTATTGGAAAAAACACATCCCGACTTTTTCTGGTACGGCGTCCACGGCGTTGAAACGCTGTATACTGTTATGGGAACGGGTTGCCAGCAAGTAATTCGGGCGCACACCGATGGAACCGACGTTGTCGTCGGAACGTGGGCGGATGGTCGGATTGGTACGTTTCGGGGAACGCGGACCGGCAAACACGAATACGGAGGAACCGTTTACACGCAGGCTGGTGCTGTCAAGCTGGGTCCTTACGACGGGTACAATGCCTTGTTGAAGGAAATCATTACCTATTTCGAAACCGGTAAGCCTCCCGTATCGCCCGAAGAAACAATCGAAATCTTTACGTTCATGGAAGCCGCCGATGAAAGTAAACGACAGGGGGGAGCGGCTGTCGTTCTGGCGAGTGTCCTAGAAAAAGCAAAACGAAAAAATCCTTAG
- a CDS encoding LacI family DNA-binding transcriptional regulator, which produces MKKKEIPGVKEIARRANVAIATVDRVIHNRTGVSAKTREKINQIIAELNYQPNLLARRLASNKILSIAVLIPSVTEETDFWEAPLQGVRQAEAEIRQYGINVDLYFFNLSDPRTFVEQANRIVDASVDGLVLAPSFVDEAREFTDACQKANIPFVFIDSTIPNQRSLSYIGPPLFQSGYLAGKLCTYRLQEHSKLLVVNIATSLDSFTYQQIEEGFRAYFTDHKLTYPILKANIQQTDYPSIALHLQDLFTAHEAIDAVFVSNSRVFSVARFLESADLLKRPLLIGYDFVNENIRFLASGIIDFLICHQPKEQGYRSIMALYQHLILSASVAKEHYMPIDIVTQENQAFYRN; this is translated from the coding sequence ATGAAAAAAAAGGAGATACCAGGTGTTAAAGAAATTGCTCGTCGTGCCAACGTCGCTATCGCCACCGTCGATCGGGTAATTCATAATCGAACTGGTGTTTCGGCTAAAACGCGGGAAAAAATAAACCAGATCATCGCCGAGCTTAATTACCAACCCAACCTGCTAGCCAGGCGATTAGCTTCCAATAAGATTCTTTCCATTGCCGTTTTGATTCCGTCGGTCACCGAAGAAACCGACTTCTGGGAAGCGCCGTTGCAGGGAGTCCGACAGGCCGAAGCCGAAATCCGACAATACGGAATCAACGTTGATCTTTATTTTTTCAACCTAAGCGATCCCCGCACTTTTGTCGAACAGGCGAACCGAATTGTAGACGCTTCCGTCGATGGCCTTGTTTTAGCGCCCTCCTTTGTGGACGAAGCCCGTGAGTTTACCGACGCATGTCAAAAAGCCAATATCCCGTTTGTCTTCATCGACTCCACTATACCCAATCAACGGAGCCTGTCTTACATCGGTCCGCCGTTGTTTCAGAGTGGTTATCTGGCCGGAAAATTATGTACCTATCGCTTGCAGGAGCACAGTAAGTTGCTGGTTGTTAATATCGCTACGTCGCTGGATAGCTTTACGTACCAGCAAATTGAAGAAGGATTTCGGGCTTACTTTACCGACCACAAGCTGACCTACCCAATTTTAAAGGCCAATATCCAGCAGACCGACTACCCCTCTATTGCTCTACACTTGCAAGATCTGTTTACCGCTCACGAAGCGATTGATGCCGTGTTTGTTAGTAATTCCCGCGTCTTCTCGGTTGCCCGTTTTCTCGAAAGTGCCGATTTACTAAAGAGACCGCTGTTGATCGGTTATGATTTCGTTAATGAAAACATCCGCTTTCTGGCTAGTGGTATCATTGATTTCCTGATTTGCCACCAGCCAAAAGAACAAGGCTACCGAAGCATCATGGCTTTATACCAACACTTAATTCTTTCGGCTTCCGTCGCGAAGGAACATTACATGCCCATCGACATCGTCACCCAGGAAAACCAGGCTTTTTATCGAAATTAA
- a CDS encoding RES family NAD+ phosphorylase: MLTVYRTVKAKYSQEPLATEGARLFGGRWNPKGYALLYTTSSPALALVESLVHQPRVKYEKLPKLVLFTLQVPDDVVFFPAESLPAYWNEESYERTQWLLRDWLTAPTNLVAAVPSVVVPMSYNYLLHPAHPRFREIEIIKQEIFPVERRLWRDEGLSSETE, from the coding sequence ATGCTGACTGTTTACCGCACTGTAAAAGCCAAATACAGCCAGGAACCCTTAGCTACCGAAGGAGCGCGCTTGTTTGGCGGTCGGTGGAATCCAAAAGGATATGCCTTGTTGTACACCACTTCCTCCCCCGCCCTTGCCCTGGTGGAATCGCTGGTTCACCAACCTCGGGTAAAGTACGAGAAGCTGCCGAAACTGGTGTTGTTTACCCTGCAAGTACCCGACGACGTAGTCTTTTTCCCCGCAGAGTCGCTTCCGGCCTATTGGAATGAGGAAAGTTATGAGCGCACCCAATGGTTGCTGCGCGACTGGCTCACGGCCCCGACGAACTTAGTAGCCGCGGTGCCTTCGGTTGTGGTTCCGATGTCCTATAACTACTTACTTCATCCCGCTCATCCCCGCTTCCGTGAGATCGAGATCATCAAACAAGAAATCTTCCCGGTTGAGCGACGATTATGGCGTGACGAAGGGCTTTCTTCCGAAACCGAATAA
- a CDS encoding helix-turn-helix domain-containing protein, whose product MSTTSFEELCLRLSSGSSTDLSALLPDGIQHEVGHFNVFDLGQINQTAREKPSVPLPCRAFYKISFLTGRSLVQYPDRTIEVSQPTLIFSTPKKPFQWLPLDRQTGPFCVFTADFLHPTKSGVLLDELPIFKSPEHPVYALSETDAVRVQAIFDHMQAEITSNYAYKYDLLRAYALELIHIGQKLQSTTMLHPNHSAFARTTSLFIELLERQFPLENPQQKVALRTAKQYADQLAVHVNHLNKVLRETTGLTTTELIAGRMLQEAKALLLHTDWTIAEIADSLGFSDFAHFAKFFKNETSISPGAFRSQAKSLNFT is encoded by the coding sequence ATGAGTACGACTTCATTTGAGGAACTATGCCTTCGGCTTTCCAGCGGTTCTTCGACGGATTTGAGTGCATTGCTACCCGATGGAATTCAGCATGAAGTAGGTCATTTTAACGTATTTGACCTGGGCCAGATCAATCAGACCGCTCGTGAGAAACCATCGGTGCCCCTTCCTTGTCGCGCTTTCTACAAAATAAGCTTTCTCACCGGACGCTCCCTCGTTCAATATCCGGACCGCACTATCGAAGTATCGCAACCGACGCTGATCTTTTCAACACCCAAAAAACCATTTCAGTGGCTGCCCCTGGATCGCCAGACCGGGCCGTTTTGCGTCTTTACGGCGGATTTCCTTCACCCGACTAAAAGCGGTGTGCTTCTGGACGAATTGCCTATTTTCAAGTCGCCGGAACATCCTGTCTATGCTTTATCCGAAACCGATGCAGTGAGGGTGCAAGCCATTTTTGACCATATGCAGGCAGAGATTACGTCTAATTACGCGTACAAATACGACCTGCTGCGTGCCTACGCGCTAGAGCTAATTCACATTGGGCAAAAGTTGCAGTCAACGACGATGCTTCATCCCAACCATAGTGCCTTCGCCCGGACAACATCGTTGTTTATTGAGTTGCTCGAACGGCAATTTCCTCTCGAAAATCCACAGCAAAAAGTAGCGCTCCGTACCGCAAAGCAATACGCTGATCAACTCGCCGTCCACGTGAATCATCTCAACAAGGTTCTTCGAGAAACCACCGGCCTTACAACGACCGAACTCATTGCTGGCAGGATGCTTCAGGAAGCCAAAGCGCTGCTGCTTCATACCGACTGGACCATCGCCGAAATTGCGGATAGTCTCGGATTCTCGGATTTTGCGCATTTCGCCAAATTCTTCAAGAACGAAACCTCCATTTCACCGGGGGCTTTTCGTAGTCAGGCAAAAAGTTTGAATTTTACATAA
- a CDS encoding SDR family NAD(P)-dependent oxidoreductase — MTTQKIALITGGSRGIGKNIALTLAQKGVDILLTYRSNQREAEVTVAAIESLGRKAIALPLNVSDASTFDAFFGQVSTTLQDTFGTDRFDFLINNAGTGLVAPIAETTEAQFDEMMTVHLKGVYFLTQKSLGYLRDGGRIVNITSGVTRYSFAGASAYGIMKGAIDVFTRYLALELGGRGISANTVAPGAVFGGGAMEDTPAMRNFVAGVTALGRVGLPDDIGGVVAFLCSDDAKWVNGQRIEVTGGMNL, encoded by the coding sequence ATGACAACGCAAAAAATTGCCTTAATAACTGGAGGAAGCCGTGGGATCGGCAAAAACATAGCTTTGACCTTAGCCCAAAAAGGCGTAGACATTCTGCTTACCTATCGCAGCAACCAACGTGAAGCCGAAGTAACTGTGGCGGCTATCGAATCACTCGGGCGTAAAGCGATTGCCTTACCACTCAATGTGTCAGACGCTAGCACCTTCGATGCCTTTTTCGGACAGGTGAGCACAACCTTACAAGACACCTTCGGTACCGACCGTTTCGATTTTTTAATTAACAACGCGGGTACCGGTCTCGTAGCGCCGATAGCAGAAACGACTGAGGCTCAATTTGATGAAATGATGACTGTTCATCTAAAGGGCGTTTACTTTCTGACGCAAAAGTCGTTAGGGTATCTTCGAGACGGCGGGCGCATTGTTAATATTACTTCCGGCGTTACGCGCTACTCATTTGCCGGCGCTTCCGCATACGGAATCATGAAAGGCGCGATTGATGTATTCACCCGGTATCTTGCCCTCGAGCTAGGAGGAAGGGGTATTTCGGCCAATACCGTTGCGCCTGGTGCTGTATTCGGTGGAGGTGCTATGGAAGATACCCCGGCGATGCGGAATTTCGTGGCGGGTGTTACGGCCTTGGGACGCGTCGGCTTACCAGACGATATCGGGGGCGTGGTGGCGTTCTTGTGTAGTGACGACGCCAAATGGGTGAATGGTCAACGAATTGAGGTTACCGGCGGCATGAATCTTTGA